A part of Babylonia areolata isolate BAREFJ2019XMU chromosome 6, ASM4173473v1, whole genome shotgun sequence genomic DNA contains:
- the LOC143282845 gene encoding uncharacterized protein LOC143282845 isoform X5, translated as MTETHFGLKMDSSESSEREKSEDRQTSAGTENKTENHQSLDTTPTKQSDADDTYEDDFEELDSFIQEKSQESSSSETTTKQDATPESDNSTNTNTNTTTTETTTDKDRSADDDDDSITDSSSQKPPQQPQQSPSAFDDPQSDDSEPEPEGDVLFTDDQQRAMLELMAQKHDSGDYSDDPPEYNVKDRLKELNAELAMEPDPDDRKHRVGFKEELVDLVAPPPEVSDEEDSPRKTTTTTTEDGGDSQEKGEEEGGKKKKQFVVERDGKFDVLADHELTASERAMFNIPDNDNNDDSSGRSSNKTETNTTGDGPVRNGGGDNNVNNSNSGRSKESVHPTPPSKPRPNTASSGYSRRSVRPSQSSSRPQTASSNQRPSSSTSSTLQDFNYNSPYAMSSKEKEQAQERARMREQQRKEEERRRKEEEEYTRQESEDAFQAWLKRKREDDKKRRQEEEENRKKNTKDDKAKENEEAYKGWLKTKQGQIRREKLLKKREEQEMKDGYYVRSREECDQAYKEWLKKKYAEIRRQKMAERQRSRCYRTYARKSRKQQMMARAVRQSQAFRYVDYYGYRF; from the exons GATTGAAGATGGATTCTTCAGagagcagtgagagagaaaagtctGAGGATCGTCAGACCTCAGCAGGTAccgaaaacaaaactgaaaaccacCAGAGCTTGGACACCACTCCCACCAAACAGTCGGACGCGGACGACACCTATGAAGACGACTTTGAGGAGCTAGATTCCTTCATTCAAGAGAAATCACAGGAGTCTTCCTCATCG GAAACCACCACCAAGCAAGATGCCACCCCAGAATcagacaacagcaccaacaccaacaccaacaccaccactacagaAACAACCACCGACAAAGACCGCTcagcagacgacgacgacgactccaTCACCGACTCCTCCTCCCAGAAGCCTCCCCAGCAGCCCCAGCAGTCTCCGTCAGCCTTTGACGACCCCCAGTCGGACGACTCCGAGCCGGAGCCCGAAGGTGACGTGTTGTTCACTGACGATCAGCAGCGCGCCATGCTGGAGCTCATGGCCCAGAAGCATGACAGTGGGGACTACTCAG aCGACCCCCCTGAATACAACGTGAAAGACAGGCTAAAGGAACTGAACGCGGAACTGGCCATGGAGCCTGACCCTGATGATCGCAAGCACCGTGTGGGCTTCAAGGAAGAGCTGGTGGACCTGGTGGCGCCACCGCCGGAAGTGAGCGACGAGGAGGACTCACCCcgtaaaaccaccaccaccacgacagagGATGGTGGAGACAGtcaggaaaagggggaggaggagggaggcaagaaaaagaaacagtttgTGGTAGAGCGGGACGGGAAATTCGATGTTTTGGCCGACCACGAACTGACGGCGTCCGAACGTGCCATGTTCAACATccctgacaatgacaacaacgacgacagcagtGGCAGAAGCTccaacaagacagagacaaacaccacCGGTGATGGCCCGGTTCGAAACGGCGGCGGAGACAACAATGTCAACAACTCCAACTCTGGGAGGAGCAAGGAAAGCGTGCACCCCACGCCACCCTCCAAGCCCCGGCCCAACACTGCCAGCAGCGGCTACTCACGTCGCAGCGTACGCCCGTCCCAGTCCTCCAGCCGGCCTCAGACAGCATCTTCCAACCAGCGCCCCTCCTCCAGCACCTCCTCCACACTGCAGGACTTCAACTACAACTCTCCCTATGCCATGTCCAGCAAAGAGAAGGAGCAGGCGCAGGAGAGAGCCAG GATGAGAGAGCagcagaggaaggaggaagagcggcgtcgcaaagaggaggaggagtacactCGCCAGGAGTCGGAGGACGCCTTCCAGGCCTGGCTGAAGCGCAAGCGGGAGGACGACAAGAAgaggagacaggaggaggaggagaacaggaagaagaacaccAAGGACGACAAG GCCAAGGAGAATGAGGAGGCCTACAAGGGGTGGCTGAAGACCAAACAGGGCCAGATCCGAAGAGAAAAGCTGCTGAAGAAACGCGAAGAGCAGGAAATGAAAGACGGATACTACGTGCGCAGTCGAGAAGAGTGTGACCAGGCATATAAAGA ATGGCTGAAGAAGAAGTACGCTGAGATCCGACGCCAGAAAATGGCAGAAAGGCAGCGTTCCCGATGCTACAGAACCTATGCCCGCAAGTCCCGCAAGCAGCAAATGATGGCTCGGGCTGTGCGACAATCCCAGGCTTTCCGTTATGTGGACTACTACGGATATCGATTCTAG
- the LOC143282845 gene encoding uncharacterized protein LOC143282845 isoform X1: MTETHFGLKMDSSESSEREKSEDRQTSAGTENKTENHQSLDTTPTKQSDADDTYEDDFEELDSFIQEKSQESSSSETTTKQDATPESDNSTNTNTNTTTTETTTDKDRSADDDDDSITDSSSQKPPQQPQQSPSAFDDPQSDDSEPEPEGDVLFTDDQQRAMLELMAQKHDSGDYSDDPPEYNVKDRLKELNAELAMEPDPDDRKHRVGFKEELVDLVAPPPEVSDEEDSPRKTTTTTTEDGGDSQEKGEEEGGKKKKQFVVERDGKFDVLADHELTASERAMFNIPDNDNNDDSSGRSSNKTETNTTGDGPVRNGGGDNNVNNSNSGRSKESVHPTPPSKPRPNTASSGYSRRSVRPSQSSSRPQTASSNQRPSSSTSSTLQDFNYNSPYAMSSKEKEQAQERARMREQQRKEEERRRKEEEEYTRQESEDAFQAWLKRKREDDKKRRQEEEENRKKNTKDDKAENEGYPILEPFEPIVRLQAKENEEAYKGWLKTKQGQIRREKLLKKREEQEMKDGYYVRSREECDQAYKEWLKKKYAEIRRQKMAERQRSRCYRTYARKSRKQQMMARAVRQSQAFRYVDYYGYRF, from the exons GATTGAAGATGGATTCTTCAGagagcagtgagagagaaaagtctGAGGATCGTCAGACCTCAGCAGGTAccgaaaacaaaactgaaaaccacCAGAGCTTGGACACCACTCCCACCAAACAGTCGGACGCGGACGACACCTATGAAGACGACTTTGAGGAGCTAGATTCCTTCATTCAAGAGAAATCACAGGAGTCTTCCTCATCG GAAACCACCACCAAGCAAGATGCCACCCCAGAATcagacaacagcaccaacaccaacaccaacaccaccactacagaAACAACCACCGACAAAGACCGCTcagcagacgacgacgacgactccaTCACCGACTCCTCCTCCCAGAAGCCTCCCCAGCAGCCCCAGCAGTCTCCGTCAGCCTTTGACGACCCCCAGTCGGACGACTCCGAGCCGGAGCCCGAAGGTGACGTGTTGTTCACTGACGATCAGCAGCGCGCCATGCTGGAGCTCATGGCCCAGAAGCATGACAGTGGGGACTACTCAG aCGACCCCCCTGAATACAACGTGAAAGACAGGCTAAAGGAACTGAACGCGGAACTGGCCATGGAGCCTGACCCTGATGATCGCAAGCACCGTGTGGGCTTCAAGGAAGAGCTGGTGGACCTGGTGGCGCCACCGCCGGAAGTGAGCGACGAGGAGGACTCACCCcgtaaaaccaccaccaccacgacagagGATGGTGGAGACAGtcaggaaaagggggaggaggagggaggcaagaaaaagaaacagtttgTGGTAGAGCGGGACGGGAAATTCGATGTTTTGGCCGACCACGAACTGACGGCGTCCGAACGTGCCATGTTCAACATccctgacaatgacaacaacgacgacagcagtGGCAGAAGCTccaacaagacagagacaaacaccacCGGTGATGGCCCGGTTCGAAACGGCGGCGGAGACAACAATGTCAACAACTCCAACTCTGGGAGGAGCAAGGAAAGCGTGCACCCCACGCCACCCTCCAAGCCCCGGCCCAACACTGCCAGCAGCGGCTACTCACGTCGCAGCGTACGCCCGTCCCAGTCCTCCAGCCGGCCTCAGACAGCATCTTCCAACCAGCGCCCCTCCTCCAGCACCTCCTCCACACTGCAGGACTTCAACTACAACTCTCCCTATGCCATGTCCAGCAAAGAGAAGGAGCAGGCGCAGGAGAGAGCCAG GATGAGAGAGCagcagaggaaggaggaagagcggcgtcgcaaagaggaggaggagtacactCGCCAGGAGTCGGAGGACGCCTTCCAGGCCTGGCTGAAGCGCAAGCGGGAGGACGACAAGAAgaggagacaggaggaggaggagaacaggaagaagaacaccAAGGACGACAAG GCTGAAAATGAAGGGTATCCTATCTTGGAGCCTTTTGAACCCATCGTCCGACTGCAG GCCAAGGAGAATGAGGAGGCCTACAAGGGGTGGCTGAAGACCAAACAGGGCCAGATCCGAAGAGAAAAGCTGCTGAAGAAACGCGAAGAGCAGGAAATGAAAGACGGATACTACGTGCGCAGTCGAGAAGAGTGTGACCAGGCATATAAAGA ATGGCTGAAGAAGAAGTACGCTGAGATCCGACGCCAGAAAATGGCAGAAAGGCAGCGTTCCCGATGCTACAGAACCTATGCCCGCAAGTCCCGCAAGCAGCAAATGATGGCTCGGGCTGTGCGACAATCCCAGGCTTTCCGTTATGTGGACTACTACGGATATCGATTCTAG
- the LOC143282845 gene encoding uncharacterized protein LOC143282845 isoform X2 — translation MTETHFGLKMDSSESSEREKSEDRQTSAGTENKTENHQSLDTTPTKQSDADDTYEDDFEELDSFIQEKSQESSSSETTTKQDATPESDNSTNTNTNTTTTETTTDKDRSADDDDDSITDSSSQKPPQQPQQSPSAFDDPQSDDSEPEPEGDVLFTDDQQRAMLELMAQKHDSGDYSDDPPEYNVKDRLKELNAELAMEPDPDDRKHRVGFKEELVDLVAPPPEVSDEEDSPRKTTTTTTEDGGDSQEKGEEEGGKKKKQFVVERDGKFDVLADHELTASERAMFNIPDNDNNDDSSGRSSNKTETNTTGDGPVRNGGGDNNVNNSNSGRSKESVHPTPPSKPRPNTASSGYSRRSVRPSQSSSRPQTASSNQRPSSSTSSTLQDFNYNSPYAMSSKEKEQAQERARMREQQRKEEERRRKEEEEYTRQESEDAFQAWLKRKREDDKKRRQEEEENRKKNTKDDKSKDTESDDSEAKENEEAYKGWLKTKQGQIRREKLLKKREEQEMKDGYYVRSREECDQAYKEWLKKKYAEIRRQKMAERQRSRCYRTYARKSRKQQMMARAVRQSQAFRYVDYYGYRF, via the exons GATTGAAGATGGATTCTTCAGagagcagtgagagagaaaagtctGAGGATCGTCAGACCTCAGCAGGTAccgaaaacaaaactgaaaaccacCAGAGCTTGGACACCACTCCCACCAAACAGTCGGACGCGGACGACACCTATGAAGACGACTTTGAGGAGCTAGATTCCTTCATTCAAGAGAAATCACAGGAGTCTTCCTCATCG GAAACCACCACCAAGCAAGATGCCACCCCAGAATcagacaacagcaccaacaccaacaccaacaccaccactacagaAACAACCACCGACAAAGACCGCTcagcagacgacgacgacgactccaTCACCGACTCCTCCTCCCAGAAGCCTCCCCAGCAGCCCCAGCAGTCTCCGTCAGCCTTTGACGACCCCCAGTCGGACGACTCCGAGCCGGAGCCCGAAGGTGACGTGTTGTTCACTGACGATCAGCAGCGCGCCATGCTGGAGCTCATGGCCCAGAAGCATGACAGTGGGGACTACTCAG aCGACCCCCCTGAATACAACGTGAAAGACAGGCTAAAGGAACTGAACGCGGAACTGGCCATGGAGCCTGACCCTGATGATCGCAAGCACCGTGTGGGCTTCAAGGAAGAGCTGGTGGACCTGGTGGCGCCACCGCCGGAAGTGAGCGACGAGGAGGACTCACCCcgtaaaaccaccaccaccacgacagagGATGGTGGAGACAGtcaggaaaagggggaggaggagggaggcaagaaaaagaaacagtttgTGGTAGAGCGGGACGGGAAATTCGATGTTTTGGCCGACCACGAACTGACGGCGTCCGAACGTGCCATGTTCAACATccctgacaatgacaacaacgacgacagcagtGGCAGAAGCTccaacaagacagagacaaacaccacCGGTGATGGCCCGGTTCGAAACGGCGGCGGAGACAACAATGTCAACAACTCCAACTCTGGGAGGAGCAAGGAAAGCGTGCACCCCACGCCACCCTCCAAGCCCCGGCCCAACACTGCCAGCAGCGGCTACTCACGTCGCAGCGTACGCCCGTCCCAGTCCTCCAGCCGGCCTCAGACAGCATCTTCCAACCAGCGCCCCTCCTCCAGCACCTCCTCCACACTGCAGGACTTCAACTACAACTCTCCCTATGCCATGTCCAGCAAAGAGAAGGAGCAGGCGCAGGAGAGAGCCAG GATGAGAGAGCagcagaggaaggaggaagagcggcgtcgcaaagaggaggaggagtacactCGCCAGGAGTCGGAGGACGCCTTCCAGGCCTGGCTGAAGCGCAAGCGGGAGGACGACAAGAAgaggagacaggaggaggaggagaacaggaagaagaacaccAAGGACGACAAG TCAAAGGACACAGAG TCAGATGACTCAGAG GCCAAGGAGAATGAGGAGGCCTACAAGGGGTGGCTGAAGACCAAACAGGGCCAGATCCGAAGAGAAAAGCTGCTGAAGAAACGCGAAGAGCAGGAAATGAAAGACGGATACTACGTGCGCAGTCGAGAAGAGTGTGACCAGGCATATAAAGA ATGGCTGAAGAAGAAGTACGCTGAGATCCGACGCCAGAAAATGGCAGAAAGGCAGCGTTCCCGATGCTACAGAACCTATGCCCGCAAGTCCCGCAAGCAGCAAATGATGGCTCGGGCTGTGCGACAATCCCAGGCTTTCCGTTATGTGGACTACTACGGATATCGATTCTAG
- the LOC143282845 gene encoding uncharacterized protein LOC143282845 isoform X6, which produces MTETHFGLKMDSSESSEREKSEDRQTSAGTENKTENHQSLDTTPTKQSDADDTYEDDFEELDSFIQEKSQESSSSETTTKQDATPESDNSTNTNTNTTTTETTTDKDRSADDDDDSITDSSSQKPPQQPQQSPSAFDDPQSDDSEPEPEDDPPEYNVKDRLKELNAELAMEPDPDDRKHRVGFKEELVDLVAPPPEVSDEEDSPRKTTTTTTEDGGDSQEKGEEEGGKKKKQFVVERDGKFDVLADHELTASERAMFNIPDNDNNDDSSGRSSNKTETNTTGDGPVRNGGGDNNVNNSNSGRSKESVHPTPPSKPRPNTASSGYSRRSVRPSQSSSRPQTASSNQRPSSSTSSTLQDFNYNSPYAMSSKEKEQAQERARMREQQRKEEERRRKEEEEYTRQESEDAFQAWLKRKREDDKKRRQEEEENRKKNTKDDKAENEGYPILEPFEPIVRLQAKENEEAYKGWLKTKQGQIRREKLLKKREEQEMKDGYYVRSREECDQAYKEWLKKKYAEIRRQKMAERQRSRCYRTYARKSRKQQMMARAVRQSQAFRYVDYYGYRF; this is translated from the exons GATTGAAGATGGATTCTTCAGagagcagtgagagagaaaagtctGAGGATCGTCAGACCTCAGCAGGTAccgaaaacaaaactgaaaaccacCAGAGCTTGGACACCACTCCCACCAAACAGTCGGACGCGGACGACACCTATGAAGACGACTTTGAGGAGCTAGATTCCTTCATTCAAGAGAAATCACAGGAGTCTTCCTCATCG GAAACCACCACCAAGCAAGATGCCACCCCAGAATcagacaacagcaccaacaccaacaccaacaccaccactacagaAACAACCACCGACAAAGACCGCTcagcagacgacgacgacgactccaTCACCGACTCCTCCTCCCAGAAGCCTCCCCAGCAGCCCCAGCAGTCTCCGTCAGCCTTTGACGACCCCCAGTCGGACGACTCCGAGCCGGAGCCCGAAG aCGACCCCCCTGAATACAACGTGAAAGACAGGCTAAAGGAACTGAACGCGGAACTGGCCATGGAGCCTGACCCTGATGATCGCAAGCACCGTGTGGGCTTCAAGGAAGAGCTGGTGGACCTGGTGGCGCCACCGCCGGAAGTGAGCGACGAGGAGGACTCACCCcgtaaaaccaccaccaccacgacagagGATGGTGGAGACAGtcaggaaaagggggaggaggagggaggcaagaaaaagaaacagtttgTGGTAGAGCGGGACGGGAAATTCGATGTTTTGGCCGACCACGAACTGACGGCGTCCGAACGTGCCATGTTCAACATccctgacaatgacaacaacgacgacagcagtGGCAGAAGCTccaacaagacagagacaaacaccacCGGTGATGGCCCGGTTCGAAACGGCGGCGGAGACAACAATGTCAACAACTCCAACTCTGGGAGGAGCAAGGAAAGCGTGCACCCCACGCCACCCTCCAAGCCCCGGCCCAACACTGCCAGCAGCGGCTACTCACGTCGCAGCGTACGCCCGTCCCAGTCCTCCAGCCGGCCTCAGACAGCATCTTCCAACCAGCGCCCCTCCTCCAGCACCTCCTCCACACTGCAGGACTTCAACTACAACTCTCCCTATGCCATGTCCAGCAAAGAGAAGGAGCAGGCGCAGGAGAGAGCCAG GATGAGAGAGCagcagaggaaggaggaagagcggcgtcgcaaagaggaggaggagtacactCGCCAGGAGTCGGAGGACGCCTTCCAGGCCTGGCTGAAGCGCAAGCGGGAGGACGACAAGAAgaggagacaggaggaggaggagaacaggaagaagaacaccAAGGACGACAAG GCTGAAAATGAAGGGTATCCTATCTTGGAGCCTTTTGAACCCATCGTCCGACTGCAG GCCAAGGAGAATGAGGAGGCCTACAAGGGGTGGCTGAAGACCAAACAGGGCCAGATCCGAAGAGAAAAGCTGCTGAAGAAACGCGAAGAGCAGGAAATGAAAGACGGATACTACGTGCGCAGTCGAGAAGAGTGTGACCAGGCATATAAAGA ATGGCTGAAGAAGAAGTACGCTGAGATCCGACGCCAGAAAATGGCAGAAAGGCAGCGTTCCCGATGCTACAGAACCTATGCCCGCAAGTCCCGCAAGCAGCAAATGATGGCTCGGGCTGTGCGACAATCCCAGGCTTTCCGTTATGTGGACTACTACGGATATCGATTCTAG
- the LOC143282845 gene encoding uncharacterized protein LOC143282845 isoform X4: MTETHFGLKMDSSESSEREKSEDRQTSAGTENKTENHQSLDTTPTKQSDADDTYEDDFEELDSFIQEKSQESSSSETTTKQDATPESDNSTNTNTNTTTTETTTDKDRSADDDDDSITDSSSQKPPQQPQQSPSAFDDPQSDDSEPEPEGDVLFTDDQQRAMLELMAQKHDSGDYSDDPPEYNVKDRLKELNAELAMEPDPDDRKHRVGFKEELVDLVAPPPEVSDEEDSPRKTTTTTTEDGGDSQEKGEEEGGKKKKQFVVERDGKFDVLADHELTASERAMFNIPDNDNNDDSSGRSSNKTETNTTGDGPVRNGGGDNNVNNSNSGRSKESVHPTPPSKPRPNTASSGYSRRSVRPSQSSSRPQTASSNQRPSSSTSSTLQDFNYNSPYAMSSKEKEQAQERARMREQQRKEEERRRKEEEEYTRQESEDAFQAWLKRKREDDKKRRQEEEENRKKNTKDDKSKDTEAKENEEAYKGWLKTKQGQIRREKLLKKREEQEMKDGYYVRSREECDQAYKEWLKKKYAEIRRQKMAERQRSRCYRTYARKSRKQQMMARAVRQSQAFRYVDYYGYRF, translated from the exons GATTGAAGATGGATTCTTCAGagagcagtgagagagaaaagtctGAGGATCGTCAGACCTCAGCAGGTAccgaaaacaaaactgaaaaccacCAGAGCTTGGACACCACTCCCACCAAACAGTCGGACGCGGACGACACCTATGAAGACGACTTTGAGGAGCTAGATTCCTTCATTCAAGAGAAATCACAGGAGTCTTCCTCATCG GAAACCACCACCAAGCAAGATGCCACCCCAGAATcagacaacagcaccaacaccaacaccaacaccaccactacagaAACAACCACCGACAAAGACCGCTcagcagacgacgacgacgactccaTCACCGACTCCTCCTCCCAGAAGCCTCCCCAGCAGCCCCAGCAGTCTCCGTCAGCCTTTGACGACCCCCAGTCGGACGACTCCGAGCCGGAGCCCGAAGGTGACGTGTTGTTCACTGACGATCAGCAGCGCGCCATGCTGGAGCTCATGGCCCAGAAGCATGACAGTGGGGACTACTCAG aCGACCCCCCTGAATACAACGTGAAAGACAGGCTAAAGGAACTGAACGCGGAACTGGCCATGGAGCCTGACCCTGATGATCGCAAGCACCGTGTGGGCTTCAAGGAAGAGCTGGTGGACCTGGTGGCGCCACCGCCGGAAGTGAGCGACGAGGAGGACTCACCCcgtaaaaccaccaccaccacgacagagGATGGTGGAGACAGtcaggaaaagggggaggaggagggaggcaagaaaaagaaacagtttgTGGTAGAGCGGGACGGGAAATTCGATGTTTTGGCCGACCACGAACTGACGGCGTCCGAACGTGCCATGTTCAACATccctgacaatgacaacaacgacgacagcagtGGCAGAAGCTccaacaagacagagacaaacaccacCGGTGATGGCCCGGTTCGAAACGGCGGCGGAGACAACAATGTCAACAACTCCAACTCTGGGAGGAGCAAGGAAAGCGTGCACCCCACGCCACCCTCCAAGCCCCGGCCCAACACTGCCAGCAGCGGCTACTCACGTCGCAGCGTACGCCCGTCCCAGTCCTCCAGCCGGCCTCAGACAGCATCTTCCAACCAGCGCCCCTCCTCCAGCACCTCCTCCACACTGCAGGACTTCAACTACAACTCTCCCTATGCCATGTCCAGCAAAGAGAAGGAGCAGGCGCAGGAGAGAGCCAG GATGAGAGAGCagcagaggaaggaggaagagcggcgtcgcaaagaggaggaggagtacactCGCCAGGAGTCGGAGGACGCCTTCCAGGCCTGGCTGAAGCGCAAGCGGGAGGACGACAAGAAgaggagacaggaggaggaggagaacaggaagaagaacaccAAGGACGACAAG TCAAAGGACACAGAG GCCAAGGAGAATGAGGAGGCCTACAAGGGGTGGCTGAAGACCAAACAGGGCCAGATCCGAAGAGAAAAGCTGCTGAAGAAACGCGAAGAGCAGGAAATGAAAGACGGATACTACGTGCGCAGTCGAGAAGAGTGTGACCAGGCATATAAAGA ATGGCTGAAGAAGAAGTACGCTGAGATCCGACGCCAGAAAATGGCAGAAAGGCAGCGTTCCCGATGCTACAGAACCTATGCCCGCAAGTCCCGCAAGCAGCAAATGATGGCTCGGGCTGTGCGACAATCCCAGGCTTTCCGTTATGTGGACTACTACGGATATCGATTCTAG
- the LOC143282845 gene encoding uncharacterized protein LOC143282845 isoform X3, translated as MTETHFGLKMDSSESSEREKSEDRQTSAGTENKTENHQSLDTTPTKQSDADDTYEDDFEELDSFIQEKSQESSSSETTTKQDATPESDNSTNTNTNTTTTETTTDKDRSADDDDDSITDSSSQKPPQQPQQSPSAFDDPQSDDSEPEPEGDVLFTDDQQRAMLELMAQKHDSGDYSDDPPEYNVKDRLKELNAELAMEPDPDDRKHRVGFKEELVDLVAPPPEVSDEEDSPRKTTTTTTEDGGDSQEKGEEEGGKKKKQFVVERDGKFDVLADHELTASERAMFNIPDNDNNDDSSGRSSNKTETNTTGDGPVRNGGGDNNVNNSNSGRSKESVHPTPPSKPRPNTASSGYSRRSVRPSQSSSRPQTASSNQRPSSSTSSTLQDFNYNSPYAMSSKEKEQAQERARMREQQRKEEERRRKEEEEYTRQESEDAFQAWLKRKREDDKKRRQEEEENRKKNTKDDKSDDSEAKENEEAYKGWLKTKQGQIRREKLLKKREEQEMKDGYYVRSREECDQAYKEWLKKKYAEIRRQKMAERQRSRCYRTYARKSRKQQMMARAVRQSQAFRYVDYYGYRF; from the exons GATTGAAGATGGATTCTTCAGagagcagtgagagagaaaagtctGAGGATCGTCAGACCTCAGCAGGTAccgaaaacaaaactgaaaaccacCAGAGCTTGGACACCACTCCCACCAAACAGTCGGACGCGGACGACACCTATGAAGACGACTTTGAGGAGCTAGATTCCTTCATTCAAGAGAAATCACAGGAGTCTTCCTCATCG GAAACCACCACCAAGCAAGATGCCACCCCAGAATcagacaacagcaccaacaccaacaccaacaccaccactacagaAACAACCACCGACAAAGACCGCTcagcagacgacgacgacgactccaTCACCGACTCCTCCTCCCAGAAGCCTCCCCAGCAGCCCCAGCAGTCTCCGTCAGCCTTTGACGACCCCCAGTCGGACGACTCCGAGCCGGAGCCCGAAGGTGACGTGTTGTTCACTGACGATCAGCAGCGCGCCATGCTGGAGCTCATGGCCCAGAAGCATGACAGTGGGGACTACTCAG aCGACCCCCCTGAATACAACGTGAAAGACAGGCTAAAGGAACTGAACGCGGAACTGGCCATGGAGCCTGACCCTGATGATCGCAAGCACCGTGTGGGCTTCAAGGAAGAGCTGGTGGACCTGGTGGCGCCACCGCCGGAAGTGAGCGACGAGGAGGACTCACCCcgtaaaaccaccaccaccacgacagagGATGGTGGAGACAGtcaggaaaagggggaggaggagggaggcaagaaaaagaaacagtttgTGGTAGAGCGGGACGGGAAATTCGATGTTTTGGCCGACCACGAACTGACGGCGTCCGAACGTGCCATGTTCAACATccctgacaatgacaacaacgacgacagcagtGGCAGAAGCTccaacaagacagagacaaacaccacCGGTGATGGCCCGGTTCGAAACGGCGGCGGAGACAACAATGTCAACAACTCCAACTCTGGGAGGAGCAAGGAAAGCGTGCACCCCACGCCACCCTCCAAGCCCCGGCCCAACACTGCCAGCAGCGGCTACTCACGTCGCAGCGTACGCCCGTCCCAGTCCTCCAGCCGGCCTCAGACAGCATCTTCCAACCAGCGCCCCTCCTCCAGCACCTCCTCCACACTGCAGGACTTCAACTACAACTCTCCCTATGCCATGTCCAGCAAAGAGAAGGAGCAGGCGCAGGAGAGAGCCAG GATGAGAGAGCagcagaggaaggaggaagagcggcgtcgcaaagaggaggaggagtacactCGCCAGGAGTCGGAGGACGCCTTCCAGGCCTGGCTGAAGCGCAAGCGGGAGGACGACAAGAAgaggagacaggaggaggaggagaacaggaagaagaacaccAAGGACGACAAG TCAGATGACTCAGAG GCCAAGGAGAATGAGGAGGCCTACAAGGGGTGGCTGAAGACCAAACAGGGCCAGATCCGAAGAGAAAAGCTGCTGAAGAAACGCGAAGAGCAGGAAATGAAAGACGGATACTACGTGCGCAGTCGAGAAGAGTGTGACCAGGCATATAAAGA ATGGCTGAAGAAGAAGTACGCTGAGATCCGACGCCAGAAAATGGCAGAAAGGCAGCGTTCCCGATGCTACAGAACCTATGCCCGCAAGTCCCGCAAGCAGCAAATGATGGCTCGGGCTGTGCGACAATCCCAGGCTTTCCGTTATGTGGACTACTACGGATATCGATTCTAG